Proteins from a genomic interval of Pirellulales bacterium:
- the mdh gene encoding malate dehydrogenase yields MRRAKISIVGAGNVGATTAHWCAAAELGDIVLLDIPDLEGIAKGKSLDLYQASPIVGFDANITGTADYKDTADSDVVVITAGIARKPGMSRDDLLSTNARIVGSVAEQVKRTSPGAIVVVVSNPLDAMVQRAFEVTGFPHQRVVGQAGVLDTARYRAFLAMELGVSVEDISALLMGGHGDTMVPMPSCTSVGGIPVTQLIDAKRLDEIVTRTRNGGAEIVGLLKTGSAYYAPAAATAQMCEAIVRDKKRLIPCAAYCDKEYGVGGYYVGVPVILGSKGVERIIQLPLSAEESANFRKSVDAVKELVAAMAKLTG; encoded by the coding sequence GGGAGATATCGTGCTATTGGATATTCCCGATCTCGAAGGAATAGCCAAGGGCAAGTCGCTCGACCTTTACCAAGCGTCGCCGATCGTGGGATTCGACGCCAACATCACCGGCACGGCCGACTACAAGGATACCGCTGACAGCGACGTCGTCGTGATTACCGCGGGAATCGCCCGCAAGCCAGGCATGAGCCGCGACGACCTCCTGTCAACCAATGCCCGCATCGTGGGGAGCGTGGCCGAGCAGGTCAAGCGCACTAGTCCCGGGGCCATCGTGGTGGTCGTCAGCAACCCACTCGATGCAATGGTGCAGCGTGCGTTTGAAGTAACCGGATTTCCACACCAGCGCGTTGTCGGCCAGGCAGGCGTTCTCGACACCGCACGGTATCGGGCATTTCTGGCGATGGAGTTAGGCGTTAGCGTAGAAGACATTTCCGCGCTGTTGATGGGGGGACACGGCGACACGATGGTCCCCATGCCAAGTTGCACGTCGGTCGGCGGCATTCCGGTGACGCAACTGATCGACGCCAAGCGATTGGACGAGATTGTTACCCGCACCCGCAATGGCGGAGCCGAAATCGTCGGACTGTTGAAGACGGGCAGCGCGTACTATGCTCCAGCGGCAGCCACGGCGCAAATGTGTGAAGCCATCGTCCGCGACAAGAAGCGGCTGATTCCCTGCGCCGCCTATTGCGACAAGGAATACGGCGTCGGCGGATACTACGTTGGCGTGCCGGTTATTTTGGGCAGCAAAGGCGTCGAGCGAATCATTCAATTGCCGCTGTCGGCGGAAGAGTCGGCAAATTTCCGCAAAAGCGTCGACGCCGTCAAGGAGTTGGTCGCTGCCATGGCCAAACTGA